A region from the Janthinobacterium agaricidamnosum genome encodes:
- a CDS encoding DUF1656 domain-containing protein, producing the protein MPREFALFGILIPTLLPLFILSIGLQTLLDRVLGWLGVYRMVWHPSLARLCIFIAIFGALALSLYK; encoded by the coding sequence ATGCCGCGTGAATTCGCCCTGTTCGGAATTCTGATTCCCACCCTGCTGCCCCTGTTCATCCTCAGCATCGGCCTGCAAACCCTGCTCGACCGCGTGCTGGGCTGGCTGGGCGTGTACCGCATGGTGTGGCACCCGTCGCTTGCGCGGCTGTGCATCTTCATCGCCATCTTCGGCGCGCTGGCTCTATCGCTTTACAAATAA
- a CDS encoding TonB-dependent receptor domain-containing protein, with protein MMPAPSALTIAARILLLCTLAMPARAQDGADGGAAGVTHGDLSAELAQGGQHSMRGALSRDQGGMSLDVAIDGLRNGNYRDGSVFHQRGFNGGAEWKLRQGRFGFSADQLNQDTRYPAPEAPFLALLAARPEDLYRYEVRRASAFVQRYVGSFELGVELSQREKRATAHYAGEDGSIESTYSSSRRQLAPRLRHYGKVAGVGTDTEVGLDLMQWQRRSGRAGDAQRRQYSRALLLREELAFGGLYAPRLLLGLRHEQFQLDPADMPASGSDWENQNAWDLQGSLQLRPQLSVYARAARSYRIDDDGYTRAGYRPLAGQLRREMEVGATFGDAARSASVRVFSERLSNQIVFDQNLGQLGFAGNLDPSRRAGIAIEAGMALARDWRLDAQLRQVHARYDDYAYDGPDIALVPKTLASLRLYWTGQGGASADVGVQWLRALRYGPDFAGSCLAQVPAFATVDGRYVRKLGAWELELAGSNLANRRHYGDAPGCRSSIYLNDARQLRVAARYHF; from the coding sequence ATGATGCCTGCCCCTTCCGCCCTGACCATCGCCGCGCGCATCTTGCTGTTGTGCACCCTGGCCATGCCTGCGCGCGCGCAGGACGGCGCGGATGGTGGCGCGGCCGGCGTCACGCACGGCGACTTGTCCGCCGAACTGGCGCAGGGCGGCCAGCACAGCATGCGCGGCGCCCTGTCGCGCGACCAGGGCGGCATGTCGCTCGACGTGGCCATCGATGGCCTGCGCAATGGCAATTACCGCGATGGCAGCGTGTTTCACCAGCGCGGCTTCAACGGCGGCGCGGAATGGAAGCTGCGCCAGGGCCGCTTCGGCTTCAGCGCCGACCAGCTGAACCAGGACACCCGCTATCCCGCGCCCGAAGCACCGTTCCTGGCCTTGCTGGCGGCCCGCCCGGAAGACCTGTACCGCTATGAGGTGCGGCGCGCCAGCGCCTTCGTGCAGCGCTATGTGGGCAGTTTCGAGCTGGGCGTGGAACTGTCGCAGCGGGAAAAGCGCGCCACGGCCCACTATGCGGGCGAGGACGGCAGCATCGAATCGACGTACAGCAGCAGCCGCCGCCAGCTGGCGCCGCGCCTGCGCCATTACGGCAAGGTGGCTGGCGTGGGCACGGACACGGAGGTGGGCCTGGACCTGATGCAGTGGCAGCGGCGCTCGGGCCGCGCGGGCGATGCGCAGCGGCGCCAGTACTCGCGCGCGCTGTTGCTGCGCGAAGAGCTGGCCTTCGGCGGCCTGTATGCGCCGCGTCTGCTGCTGGGGCTGCGGCATGAACAGTTCCAGCTCGACCCGGCCGACATGCCCGCCAGCGGCAGCGACTGGGAAAACCAGAATGCGTGGGACTTGCAGGGCAGCCTGCAGCTGCGCCCGCAGCTGAGCGTGTACGCCAGGGCCGCGCGCAGCTACCGCATCGATGACGATGGCTATACCCGCGCCGGCTACCGTCCCCTGGCGGGGCAGTTGCGGCGCGAAATGGAAGTGGGTGCCACCTTCGGCGACGCGGCGCGCAGCGCTTCCGTGCGCGTGTTCAGCGAGCGCCTGAGCAACCAGATCGTCTTCGACCAGAACCTGGGCCAGCTGGGCTTTGCGGGCAACCTCGACCCCTCGCGCCGCGCAGGCATCGCCATCGAGGCCGGCATGGCGCTGGCGCGCGACTGGCGCCTCGACGCTCAGCTGCGCCAGGTGCATGCGCGCTATGACGATTACGCCTATGACGGCCCGGACATCGCGCTCGTGCCGAAAACCCTGGCCAGTCTGCGCCTGTACTGGACGGGGCAGGGCGGCGCCAGTGCCGACGTGGGCGTGCAATGGCTGCGCGCCCTGCGCTACGGCCCCGATTTCGCCGGCAGCTGCCTGGCGCAAGTGCCTGCGTTTGCCACCGTGGACGGGCGTTACGTGCGCAAGCTGGGCGCGTGGGAGCTGGAGCTGGCCGGCAGCAACCTGGCCAACCGCCGCCATTACGGCGATGCGCCGGGCTGCCGCTCCAGCATTTACCTCAATGATGCGCGCCAGTTGCGCGTGGCCGCGCGCTACCATTTCTGA
- a CDS encoding ester cyclase yields the protein MSAFAPAILSLSLSLSLLAAAPAHAATNLPLPAHLSGAKADAAVALAARRYAAFWESGDPALARLALADDFTDRTLPAGRPQGLAGPLQASQVFHAAVPDLKVAIEEMLVAGDRVTLRLHFTGRFTGVFPTPQGPLQGQGQAVDFHAFDLYRVNAQGRISDNWHLEDNLTLLRQLGVLPQ from the coding sequence ATGTCCGCTTTTGCTCCCGCCATCCTGTCCCTGTCCCTGTCCCTGTCCCTGCTGGCCGCCGCGCCGGCCCATGCCGCCACCAATCTGCCCCTGCCCGCCCACTTGTCCGGCGCGAAAGCCGACGCCGCGGTGGCGCTGGCCGCGCGCCGCTATGCCGCGTTCTGGGAAAGCGGCGACCCGGCCCTGGCGCGCCTGGCGCTGGCCGACGATTTTACGGACCGCACCTTGCCTGCCGGCCGCCCGCAGGGATTGGCCGGCCCGCTGCAGGCGTCGCAGGTGTTTCACGCGGCCGTGCCGGACTTGAAGGTGGCCATCGAGGAGATGCTGGTGGCGGGCGACCGGGTGACTTTGCGCCTGCATTTCACGGGCCGCTTCACGGGTGTCTTCCCCACGCCGCAGGGACCCTTGCAGGGGCAGGGCCAGGCCGTCGATTTCCATGCGTTTGATCTGTACCGTGTCAATGCGCAAGGGCGCATCAGCGATAACTGGCACCTGGAAGACAACCTGACCCTGCTGCGCCAGCTGGGCGTGCTGCCGCAGTAA
- a CDS encoding SDR family oxidoreductase gives MKEVIVITGSSRGIGAATALLAARQGYAVCINYVRDAQAAGELCARIVAAGGEAIAVQADVSEEADVARLFDEVDARLGTLTALVNNVGVLERKCRLVDMSAQRLERVLRTNVISYFLCCQQAVRRMSTASGGQGGRIVNVSSVAARIGSPDEYIDYAASKGAVDTLTLGLAKEVAAEGIRVNGVRPGIIYTDIHASGGEPGRVARLASGVPMQRGGQPEEIADAILYLLGPGASYVTGSILDVAGGR, from the coding sequence ATGAAGGAAGTGATCGTGATTACCGGTAGCAGCCGCGGCATCGGTGCGGCGACGGCGCTGCTGGCGGCGCGCCAGGGCTATGCCGTCTGCATCAACTATGTGCGCGATGCGCAGGCGGCCGGGGAACTGTGCGCGCGCATCGTGGCGGCGGGCGGCGAGGCCATCGCCGTGCAGGCCGACGTCAGCGAGGAAGCGGACGTGGCGCGCCTGTTCGATGAAGTCGATGCGCGCCTGGGCACGCTCACGGCGCTGGTCAACAACGTCGGCGTGCTGGAGCGGAAATGCCGGCTGGTCGACATGTCCGCCCAGCGCCTCGAACGCGTGCTGCGCACCAACGTGATCAGTTATTTCCTGTGCTGCCAGCAGGCCGTGCGGCGCATGTCGACGGCGAGCGGCGGGCAGGGCGGACGCATCGTGAATGTCTCGTCGGTGGCGGCGCGCATCGGTTCTCCGGACGAATACATCGATTACGCTGCCTCGAAAGGCGCCGTCGATACCCTGACCCTGGGCCTGGCGAAGGAAGTGGCGGCCGAAGGCATCCGCGTCAACGGCGTGCGGCCCGGCATCATCTACACGGACATCCACGCCTCGGGCGGCGAACCGGGCAGGGTGGCGCGCCTGGCATCGGGCGTGCCGATGCAGCGCGGCGGCCAGCCGGAAGAAATCGCCGACGCCATCCTGTACCTGCTGGGGCCGGGGGCCAGCTATGTGACGGGCAGTATCCTCGACGTGGCGGGCGGGCGCTGA
- a CDS encoding FUSC family protein: MTPATATKPTYGPLNRAARWLALALQDWRATEGERWIYVGKTLIAAFCALWLAYRLGLDSPSTAMTTTIILALPSSGMVLEKSFYRLCGTLLGCTAALTLIGLFPQQPVLLFAGLALWVGLCTSGSALHRNAQSYVYVLAGYTACMIVLPAIEQPMQVFSLAVTRVAEVSLGIICSAAVSSVLLPRHQGTQVMRTVQARYGKFLAFCHDVLQQKLTPAQVELTHLQFAADVAALELGRSAALFEVTSKVSHVRAQNRKLHAFNATFMTALTTFYTFHRLFDRLQRDGENQVMQACAPLYAIVAEALQTTPSQDSLDTMQRHLQAALAQARADIDGARIVHAQRIDFDTVCELLERFARDMSRFHEVYFSLVHDTPLDVSTPQAYAPKTPPALVLASGARAGISLALLALGAYFLAWPYASTAMLMAAVFCALASSSPRPIMMIRQVLTGFLIAMPLSLVCVYFVLVHGDGFPMLVLSFAPFLALGLYLMTNPAKLGVGLGVSTFITQMAPTNLMHVDGAAFLNTGMALIVGLMLAALVFAVLLPEHTMGHKDHIGPALWREALQACTAPARRVKHRFDNRVRDLLSQLNAAAGPAPGEATRAVVRQALTLLEIGHSVIELRELIATARPGATRHALQQCVDGIAAWLRTRGDAQLQAALAATLQAGAVVRAAQAEAEATAERSARLQTALADLHSIYTSLLDHMAPGAGDHHAA, encoded by the coding sequence ATGACGCCAGCCACAGCAACAAAACCCACATATGGCCCCCTGAACCGGGCGGCCCGCTGGCTGGCGCTGGCGCTGCAGGACTGGCGCGCGACGGAAGGCGAACGCTGGATCTACGTCGGCAAGACTCTCATCGCCGCGTTCTGCGCGCTGTGGCTGGCCTACCGCCTGGGCCTCGATTCGCCCAGTACGGCGATGACCACCACCATCATCCTGGCCCTGCCCAGCAGCGGCATGGTGCTGGAAAAAAGCTTTTACCGCCTGTGCGGCACTCTGCTGGGCTGCACGGCCGCGCTGACCCTGATCGGCCTGTTCCCGCAGCAGCCCGTGCTGCTGTTCGCCGGCCTGGCCCTGTGGGTGGGCCTGTGCACGAGCGGCTCGGCCCTGCACCGCAACGCCCAATCGTATGTGTACGTGCTGGCCGGCTACACGGCCTGCATGATCGTGCTGCCCGCCATCGAGCAGCCGATGCAGGTGTTCTCGCTGGCCGTCACGCGCGTGGCTGAGGTGAGCTTGGGCATCATCTGCTCGGCGGCCGTCTCCAGCGTGCTGCTGCCGCGCCACCAGGGCACGCAGGTGATGCGCACGGTGCAGGCGCGCTACGGCAAATTCCTCGCCTTCTGCCATGACGTGCTGCAGCAAAAGCTCACGCCGGCCCAGGTGGAACTGACGCATCTGCAGTTTGCCGCCGACGTGGCGGCGCTGGAACTGGGGCGCTCGGCCGCGCTGTTCGAAGTGACCAGCAAAGTGAGCCACGTGCGCGCGCAGAACCGCAAGCTGCACGCCTTCAACGCCACATTCATGACGGCGCTGACCACCTTCTATACCTTCCACCGCCTGTTCGACCGCCTGCAGCGCGATGGCGAAAACCAGGTCATGCAGGCGTGCGCGCCCCTGTACGCCATCGTCGCCGAGGCGCTGCAGACGACGCCTTCGCAAGACTCGCTCGACACCATGCAGCGGCATTTGCAGGCGGCGCTGGCGCAGGCGCGCGCGGACATCGACGGCGCGCGCATCGTGCATGCGCAGCGCATCGACTTCGACACCGTGTGCGAGCTGCTCGAGCGCTTCGCGCGCGACATGAGCCGCTTTCACGAAGTGTATTTCAGTCTGGTGCACGACACGCCGCTCGACGTGAGCACGCCGCAGGCATATGCGCCGAAGACGCCGCCCGCGCTGGTGCTCGCCAGCGGCGCGCGCGCCGGCATCAGCCTGGCCCTGCTGGCGCTGGGCGCCTACTTCCTCGCCTGGCCCTACGCCAGCACGGCGATGCTGATGGCGGCCGTGTTCTGCGCGCTGGCCTCGTCCTCGCCGCGCCCCATCATGATGATCCGGCAAGTGCTGACGGGTTTTTTGATCGCCATGCCCCTGTCGCTCGTCTGCGTGTACTTCGTGCTGGTGCACGGCGACGGCTTCCCCATGCTGGTACTGAGTTTTGCGCCCTTCCTCGCCCTCGGCCTGTACCTGATGACGAATCCGGCCAAGCTGGGCGTGGGCCTGGGCGTGTCCACCTTCATCACGCAGATGGCGCCGACGAATCTGATGCACGTCGACGGCGCGGCCTTTTTGAACACGGGCATGGCGCTGATCGTCGGCCTGATGCTGGCCGCCCTCGTGTTTGCCGTGCTGCTGCCCGAGCACACGATGGGCCACAAGGACCATATCGGCCCGGCCCTGTGGCGCGAAGCGCTGCAGGCGTGCACGGCGCCGGCGCGCCGGGTCAAGCATCGCTTCGACAACCGCGTGCGCGACCTGCTCAGCCAGCTCAATGCGGCGGCCGGGCCGGCGCCGGGCGAGGCCACGCGCGCCGTCGTGCGCCAGGCCCTGACCCTGCTGGAAATCGGCCATTCCGTGATCGAATTGCGCGAACTGATCGCTACCGCCCGCCCGGGCGCCACGCGCCATGCGCTGCAGCAGTGCGTGGACGGCATCGCCGCCTGGCTGCGCACGCGCGGCGATGCGCAACTGCAGGCGGCGCTGGCCGCCACCCTGCAGGCGGGCGCCGTGGTGCGCGCGGCGCAAGCGGAAGCGGAAGCGACAGCCGAACGCAGCGCACGGTTGCAGACGGCCTTGGCCGACCTGCATTCCATCTACACCTCATTACTCGACCATATGGCGCCTGGCGCCGGAGACCACCATGCCGCGTGA
- a CDS encoding MarR family winged helix-turn-helix transcriptional regulator: MTAFDATSKRLQNIRTRMPGFPMELMRLLRMTYHIQKGMKDLTNAALKKHDLVDASYMVLAVLYGTDDETSNACTLGMACHEKPANLTRVCNDLETRGLIHRGTRPGDRRSVMISLTDKGRALIETALPDVYQETSALYDGFTEEELQVLDKLYMRQLRNLNNLNNQN, from the coding sequence ATGACCGCTTTTGACGCCACCTCCAAGCGGCTGCAAAACATCCGCACGCGCATGCCAGGCTTCCCCATGGAACTGATGCGCCTGCTGCGCATGACGTACCACATCCAAAAAGGCATGAAGGACCTGACCAATGCCGCGCTGAAAAAGCACGACCTGGTCGATGCCAGCTACATGGTGCTGGCCGTGCTGTACGGCACGGACGACGAAACCTCGAACGCCTGCACCCTGGGCATGGCGTGCCATGAAAAGCCGGCCAACCTGACGCGCGTGTGCAACGACCTGGAAACGCGTGGCCTGATCCACCGCGGCACGCGCCCCGGCGACCGCCGCTCCGTGATGATCTCGCTGACCGACAAGGGCCGCGCGCTGATCGAAACGGCGCTGCCCGACGTGTACCAGGAAACCTCGGCCCTGTACGACGGGTTCACGGAAGAAGAGCTGCAAGTGCTCGACAAGCTGTACATGCGCCAGCTGCGCAACCTGAACAATCTCAACAACCAGAACTGA
- a CDS encoding thiol:disulfide interchange protein DsbA/DsbL: MRFLRFLRPLLAAVTLVAATGGAMAADTGFTTLPTPVRTDTGKKVEVVEYFMYSCPHCYALDPLMHDWVKKQGDKIAFRRIHLAFSGPKDPQAHAYATLEAMGQLDQFHDKIFRAIHVERNRLNRDDAILDLLVKNGIDKAKYLDMFNSFGVQTKLKRNEQLIAASKIDSAPTIVIDGRFVTSPAQLSRPGQSEPQTQAATLRVMDELVARVLKERAPAPAKK; the protein is encoded by the coding sequence ATGCGTTTTCTGCGTTTCTTGCGTCCCCTGCTTGCCGCCGTCACCCTGGTGGCGGCCACCGGCGGCGCCATGGCGGCCGATACCGGCTTTACCACGCTCCCGACGCCAGTGCGCACGGACACGGGCAAGAAGGTGGAAGTGGTCGAGTACTTCATGTACTCGTGCCCGCATTGCTACGCGCTCGATCCGCTGATGCACGACTGGGTCAAGAAGCAGGGCGACAAGATCGCCTTCCGCCGCATCCACCTGGCCTTCTCGGGTCCGAAGGATCCGCAGGCGCACGCCTATGCCACCCTGGAAGCGATGGGCCAGCTGGACCAGTTCCACGACAAGATCTTCCGCGCCATCCACGTCGAGCGCAACCGCCTGAACCGCGATGACGCCATCCTCGACCTGCTGGTCAAGAACGGCATCGACAAGGCGAAATACCTGGACATGTTCAATTCCTTCGGCGTGCAGACCAAGCTGAAACGCAACGAGCAACTGATCGCGGCCAGCAAGATCGACAGCGCGCCGACCATCGTCATCGACGGCCGCTTCGTGACGTCGCCGGCGCAGTTGTCGCGTCCTGGCCAGTCCGAGCCGCAAACCCAGGCCGCGACCCTGCGCGTGATGGATGAACTGGTGGCGCGCGTCCTGAAAGAGCGCGCTCCCGCGCCAGCGAAGAAGTAA
- a CDS encoding LysR family transcriptional regulator: MIMMRGGAGRLAEIALFLDAAVLGSFSAAGRKHGLSPAAASAAIARLETALGATLFERTTRQLRLTEEGLHYRQYSEQALDLLAQAEDGLHAGGGAVRGVVRISAPSDIGRQLLLPMLDRFAALHPQLRHALTLTDMTANLVQDDIDLAIRYGELPDSDMVARLLHRGRRVVCVAPALAAKVGVPAAPRDLASLPTLVLTAGDGAPQEWRYRENGKRHSLRLPGDWHSNDGEIIRRWAVAGHGYAYKSLLDIGDDLRAGRLQTVLDDYFADSVPLNLLYRRSRFQPPRVALLADFLVQQFAALQA, translated from the coding sequence ATGATCATGATGCGCGGCGGCGCCGGGCGCCTGGCGGAAATCGCCCTGTTCCTCGACGCTGCGGTGCTGGGCAGCTTTTCCGCCGCCGGCCGCAAGCACGGCCTGTCGCCGGCCGCCGCCAGCGCCGCCATCGCGCGCCTGGAAACGGCGCTGGGCGCCACCCTGTTCGAGCGCACCACGCGCCAGCTGCGCCTGACGGAAGAAGGTTTGCACTACCGCCAGTACAGCGAACAGGCGCTGGACTTGCTGGCGCAGGCCGAAGACGGCTTGCACGCGGGCGGCGGCGCCGTGCGTGGCGTGGTGCGCATCTCGGCGCCGTCCGACATCGGCCGCCAGCTGCTGCTGCCCATGCTCGACCGCTTTGCCGCGCTGCACCCGCAGCTGCGCCATGCGCTGACCCTGACGGACATGACGGCCAATCTGGTGCAGGACGATATCGACCTGGCCATCCGCTACGGCGAGCTGCCCGACAGCGACATGGTGGCGCGCCTGCTGCACCGGGGCCGGCGCGTCGTGTGCGTGGCGCCCGCGCTGGCCGCCAAGGTGGGCGTGCCGGCCGCGCCGCGCGACCTGGCCTCGCTGCCCACGCTCGTGCTCACGGCCGGCGACGGCGCACCGCAGGAATGGCGCTACCGCGAAAACGGCAAGCGCCACAGCCTGCGCCTGCCGGGGGACTGGCACAGCAACGACGGCGAAATCATCCGCCGCTGGGCCGTGGCCGGCCATGGCTACGCCTACAAATCGCTGCTCGACATCGGCGACGACCTGCGCGCGGGGCGCTTGCAGACGGTGCTCGACGATTATTTTGCCGACAGCGTCCCCCTGAACCTGCTGTACCGGCGCAGCCGCTTCCAGCCGCCGCGCGTCGCGCTGCTGGCCGACTTCCTCGTGCAGCAGTTCGCCGCGCTGCAAGCCTGA
- a CDS encoding efflux RND transporter periplasmic adaptor subunit, which translates to MVSKLTRYAITLLLLAAALWIGKTVWDRYMESPWTRDGRIKADIVNISADVAGTVTDVLVRDNQVVQKGDVLFVVDKERYTSALAQADAVLAAQKTEMGRRGKEAQRRAGLDASIISTESRESAAFAASSASSQVQAAVAARALAQLNLERTTVRAPVSGYVTNLNVHKGDFAAVGAAKLAVIDSASYYVVGYFEETKLGMLAQDDKAEMNLMSGGTLHGHIESIARGITDRDAATGRELLADVNPTFNWVRLAQRVPVRIHIDEQDRNQVLVAGTTCTVVITPHSAPAPKPAAAHPA; encoded by the coding sequence ATGGTAAGCAAACTGACACGCTATGCAATCACCCTGCTGCTCTTGGCAGCAGCCCTGTGGATAGGCAAGACCGTCTGGGACCGCTACATGGAGTCGCCATGGACGCGCGACGGGCGCATCAAGGCCGACATCGTCAACATCAGCGCCGACGTGGCCGGCACCGTCACGGACGTGCTGGTGCGCGACAACCAGGTGGTGCAAAAAGGCGACGTGCTGTTCGTCGTCGACAAGGAACGCTACACCAGCGCGCTGGCCCAGGCCGACGCCGTGCTGGCCGCGCAAAAAACGGAAATGGGCCGCCGCGGCAAGGAAGCGCAGCGCCGCGCAGGCCTCGACGCCAGCATCATCTCGACGGAAAGCCGCGAAAGCGCGGCCTTTGCCGCCAGCTCGGCCTCGTCGCAAGTGCAGGCCGCCGTCGCCGCCCGCGCGCTGGCCCAACTGAACCTGGAACGCACCACCGTGCGCGCCCCCGTCAGCGGCTACGTGACGAACCTGAACGTGCACAAGGGCGATTTCGCCGCCGTCGGCGCGGCCAAGCTGGCCGTCATCGACAGCGCCTCGTACTATGTCGTCGGCTACTTCGAAGAGACCAAGCTGGGCATGCTGGCGCAGGACGACAAGGCGGAAATGAATTTGATGAGCGGCGGCACCCTGCATGGCCACATCGAGAGCATCGCGCGCGGCATCACCGACCGCGACGCCGCCACGGGCCGCGAACTGCTGGCCGACGTCAATCCCACCTTCAACTGGGTGCGCCTGGCGCAGCGCGTGCCCGTGCGCATCCACATAGATGAACAAGACAGGAATCAGGTCCTGGTAGCCGGCACCACCTGCACCGTGGTGATCACGCCCCATTCGGCACCGGCGCCGAAACCGGCGGCGGCGCACCCGGCATGA